In Crassostrea angulata isolate pt1a10 chromosome 6, ASM2561291v2, whole genome shotgun sequence, a genomic segment contains:
- the LOC128190385 gene encoding apolipoprotein D-like, with protein MMFLAIAASLFAVSQAQVFGGLGCPTTNTVANFNLTRYLGTWYEIYKFKANFENNQKCIQANYQLKADGHIRVNNTGISISDGMPSTAIGDIYIPDVNDGSKLKVKFASAAPYGNYWVLDTDYEHYTLIYSCTSILGISHFEFGWILARTRTIPDATTQKLFGIMENYHINSHHFMKTDQTGC; from the exons ATGATGTTCCTAGCGATTGCCGCCTCTCTGTTCGCTGTGTCCCAGGCTCAAGTGTTCGGGGGACTTGGTTGTCCCACCACCAACACTGTGGCCAACTTCAACCTGACCAGG TATCTTGGAACATGGTatgaaatttacaaatttaaagccAATTTCGAGAACAATCAGAAATGTATCCAGGCCAACTATCAACTGAAAGCCGACGGACACATCCGAGTAAACAACACCGGAATTTCTATAAG TGACGGAATGCCCAGTACGGCTATAGGAGACATCTACATTCCTGACGTCAATGACGGGTCCAAACTGAAGGTCAAATTCGCTTCCG CTGCTCCGTATGGAAACTACTGGGTGTTAGACACAGATTATGAACACTACACGCTCATCTATTCCTGTACCAGCATTCTCGGAATCAGCCATTTTGAATTTGGGTGGATATTGGCGCGAACAAGAACAATCCCCGATGCAACGACCCAAAAATTGTTCGGTATCATGGAAAATTACCATATCAACAGCCACCATTTTATGAAGACTGACCAAACCGGTTGTTAA